A region of the Salinisphaera sp. T31B1 genome:
ATCGTCAAGTGCCAGCCCCCACTTCTGCACCGCCCGGATCCAGGGCAGTAGCGCAATATCCGCGATAGAATAGGCGCCGCCGATGTAGGTTCGCTCTTGCAGCGCGCCGTCAAGCACGCCCAACAGTCGCAACACCTCGCTGCGATAGCGGGCCAGGGCGTGGGGTTCGCCCTCTCGAAGACGAAAATGATTGAACTGCCCGCTCATGGGCCCGAGGCTGCCCGCCTGAAAGAACAACCACTGCAGCACGTCTAGCCGCGCCGCCGGGTCCGCCGGCAATAACCGGCCGGCTTTCTCGGCCAGATAGATCAGAGTCGGACCGGACTCCCACACAACGCGTCCGGTGTCCGTATCCCGGATCACCGGAATCTTGCCGTTGGGGTTGAGCCGACGAAACCACGCAGCGTGTGGTTCGCCCTTGGCGATATCGAGCAAACGCGCTTCATACGCTAAACCGGTTTCTTCCAGCATGATAGCCAGCTTGCGGCCGTTAGGGGTGAGGGCGGTATAGGCTTCGATCATGATGGATGCAATCATTTTTAACGATTCGACTATTCTATAATACTACGTTTGTCGTAGTTATTGTCAAATACTTGCACCCTCGGCCGGGCAGGCCGACTCTTGCCAGTTCATCGGCTACGCCCTGTTGCTAAAGTGAGAACTCTCGGTAACCCCGATCTGACGCGTTATGATTGAAACCGGAAAAACCATCGGACAACTGGCGGCTGCGGCCGGCGTCAATGTGCAAACGGTGCGCTACTACCAACGGCGCGGATTGATCGAGCAACCGCCCAAACCGTCTTCTGGCTACCGCCGCTATCCGCGCGCGACCATGGAGCGCATCCGTTTCATCAAGCGCGCGCAGGGCCTGGGTTTCAGCCTCGACGAAATCCGCGAGTTGCTGACATTGGGCGACGGCCATTGCGATGACGTGCGTCGTGTGGCCGAACATCAGCGCGCGATGGTCGCGGCCCGCATCGCCGATCTGGCCGCGATGCAGGACACGCTGGATGGGCTGATCGATCGCTGCCGGAACGCCCATCCGCCTGGCCATTGCCCGCTGATCGAGACCCTGTCCCACCGCGACTGAAATAATCCGCCCAACCTCTTGACACGGTACCTGGGTACCGCGCTTAAGCTCTGCTCCGTCGGTTTATAGAACCATCACGGAGCCTTGCCATGAACGATTCCACTACCGCGCGCGCCTGGAACGACGACTCATCGACGGCCGCGCCGTCGCGGATCGCGCAAGACAGCGGCGACGACAACCTGCATGTCGCCATCATCGGCAGCGGCAGCGGGGCGTTTGCGGCCGCCATCCGCGCCGCCGAGGCCGGAGCGCGTGTCACCCTGATCGAGTCGGGCGATATCATCGGCGGCACCTGTGTCAACGTCGGCTGTGTGCCCTCCAAGATCCAGATTCGCGCGGCTGAACTGGCCCAGCATCAGCGCCACAATCCGTTCGAGGGGCTGGCAGATCGCGAGCCGAAGATCGACCGGTCCCGTCTGCAGAGCCAACAGCAGTCGCGGGTCGAAGAGCTACGCGAAGCCAAGTACCAGAAGATCCTTGATGATAATCCGGCGATTACCCTGCGTCGCGGGCAGGCCCGTTTCGAGGATGCTCATACGCTGATCATCGCGGCACAGGACGGGACCGAACATCGCTTGGCGGCCGATCGGATCCTGATCGCCACAGGTGCCTCGCCGACGATCCCCCCGATACTGGGCCTGGCCGACACACCGTATTGGACCTCCGATGAAGCGGTCTTCAGTTCGGAGGCGCCCGAGCATCTACTCGTCATTGGGGCCTCGGTGGTCGCCGTCGAACAGGCCCAGGCGTTTCGCCGTCTGGGTTCCGAGGTCACCGTGCTGGCCCGAAGCACGCTGCTGTCCAGCGAGGATCCGGCGCTGGGCGACGGCATCGCAGCGGCTTTTCGAGCCGAAGGGATCGACGTGCGTGAGCATACCCAGGCGCGTGCGGTACGTTTCGAGGCCGGGCAATTCATTCTCGACACCGACGACGGCCCGATCCAGGGCGATCGACTGCTGGTCGCCACGGGACGCGCCCCGAATACCCGTGATCTGGCGCTGGACAAGGTCGGGGTGGAGACCGATGACAGCGGTGCAATCCTGGTGGACACGTCGCTGCGTACCAGCGCCGAGGCTATCTATGCCACCGGCGATTGCACGACGCTGCCCCAGTTCGTCTATGTGGCCGCTGCCGGCGGTACCCGGGCGGCGGTCAACATGACCGGCGGACACGCCCGGCTGGACCTATCCGCCATGCCCGCGGTGATCTTTACCGATCCGCAGGTGGCAACCGTGGGATTGGATGAACGCCAGGCACAGGCGCGGGGCCTAGAAGTCGAGACCCGCACGCTGGGCCTGGAACACGTACCACGGGCGCTGGCCAACTTCGAGACCCGCGGCTTCGTCAAACTGGTCGCCGAGGCGGGCACTCATCGCCTGCTGGGCGCCCAGATTCTGGCCCCCGAGGCCGGCGAGATGATCCAGACCGCCGTACTGGCCGTGCACCACGGCATGACCGTCGAGGCCCTGGGCGATCTGCTGTTTCCTTATCTGGTGCACGTCGAAGCGCTCAAGCTCTGTGCCCAGACCTTTACCAAGGATGTCGAGCAGCTGTCCTGTTGTGCCGGCTGAGATTTTTCGTTTTTTGTCATCAGTCTATTTGAAGAGGTATGACCATGAGTTTGTCACGTCAATCGGTCGGTCTGGTCGGTTCATTGTTCGTCAGTGCTTGTTGTCTGGGCGCCGGCCCGATCCTCGCGGCGCTGGCCGCGGCGTTGGGTTTTAGCGCGTTCCACTCGATCCTCAATGTCTACCTGCTGGGGCCGCTGATGGCGATCTCCGTGTTATGGATCGTCGGTAACCTCGCGCTCCAGGGCCGCGTCCTGACGGGAGCGGCGCATGGCTACCGACCGTTCTGGATCGGTCTGGTGGGCGGGTCACTGGCCTGGGTGGGCGTTTTACTACCGCATGTGGTCATGGGCACAAGGGCCGCAGGCACGGCTCTGATTGTTATTGGCATGCCGTTATTGATCGGGGCATCCGTTTGGAGTGTGATCGATCAACGCCGCTCGCGTCACACCACCGTTCACGACGGCTAGCCAAACTAATGTGGAAATATAATCGGCGGGAGAACAGAAAGACGCTTACACGTACGATTTTTCCGTTTCGTGCGTGGTCCACGAATTCCTAGCGAGGCAAATGAGCGGTCTACGTCGAAATGAACGGCAACCAGACCGCTAATGCAATCAAGGTGGCCAGTAAAACCGGTGGTGTCAGCATGAGGCCGATCTTCATATACTGGCCCCAACCAATCCGGTAGCCCTTGCCGGCCAGCACGTGCAGCCATAGGAGCGTCGCCAGGCTGCCGATCGGTGTGAATTTAGGACCGAGATCGTTGCCGATGATGTTGGCATACACCATCAGGCGGTACGTCAACTCCGGCACATGCGCCTGTTTGATAGCCAGGGCACCCACGAGCGTCGAGGGCATGTTGTTCATGATGGATGCGACCAGCGCGGCGAGAAAGCCGGTGCCCAGCGTGGCCACGAGCGCGCCTTGTTGCCCCAGCCAATTGAGTACCGTCGCGCCGTAATCCGTCAGTCCGGCTTGCCCCAGGCCGTAGACCACCAAGTACATGCCAATCGAGAACAGCACGATCTGCCAAGGCGCGTTACGAAGGACCGGACCAAGCGAGATGACAGCACCATCGCCGCGGCGCCACCAGCGGCCGGCAATGGCCATGAGAACAATCGCCCCAGCGCCGGTCACCAGGCAAAACGGCACATGCCACGGCGCCAGGACAAAATAAGCCACAAGCAGCACGGCGAGCACGGGCAGCGCCGCACGAAACACGTAAGGATCAACGATCGCGCTGGCCGGCGGGTCAAGCGCGGCCAGCGGATAAAGAGAAGGTATGCGCCGCCCAAACGCCAGCCAGAGAACGCCCAGCGTCGCAGCGATCGAGTCCAGATCGACGGGCACCATGACCGCGGCGTATCGGCTGAACGACACATCGAAGAAATTCGCACTGACGATATTGACCAGGTTGGAGATCACCAGTGGCAGACTGGCCGTATCGGCAATGAAGCCGGTGGCGATGATGAAAGCCAGCGCTGCCGAGGCCGAGAATTCCAGCCGCAGCAAGATCGCGATGACGATAGGCGTGAGCAACAGCGCCGCACCGTCATTGGCGAAGAATGCGGCGATCACGGCACCCAACAACACGATCAGGGGAAACAGCAGATGTCCGCGCCCGTTGCCCCAGCGCGCGATATGCAGTGCCGCCCACGAGAAAAAACCGGCCTCGTCGAGAATCAGGGAGATGATGATCAGCGCCACGAACGTGAACGTCGCATCCCAGACGATATCCCAGACAACGCGCACATCGGCCCAGTGCACCACGCCGGTGGCGAGTGCAACCGCCGCGCCGCCCAGCGCGCTCCAGCCAATACCGAGGTTTTTCGGTTGCCAGATAACGAGCACGAGCGTGACGATGAAGATGGCCAGCGCCAGCATGGCCTCCGCTCCAGTGGTTTTGCTTAGTGCGCGACTTGGTTGACGCGCCGGGACGTTTCCTCGGCGCTTTCCACGCGCTCGGAGTAGCGATGGGTCAGATAGTCGCCCCGGTCGCGCATTAGCCAGGTGAATTTCACGAGTTCTTCGCACACATCGACGACCCGTCGATACAGCGGCGAATCCTGCATGCGGCCGTCGTCGTCGAACTCGCCGAATGCTTTCGGCACGGAGGACTGATTGGGAATCGTGACCATGCGCATCCAGCGGCCCAGAATCCGGAGTTGATTGACGGCGTTGAAGCTCTGGCTGCCGCCGGAGACTTCCATGACCGCCAGGGTCTTGCCTTGGGTGGGGCGCACGCCACCCAGCGACAGCGGAATCCAGTCGATCTGAGTCTTCATGATGCCGGTCATCGCGCCGTGGCGTTCCGGGCTGACCCACACCATGCCTTCCGACCAGGTCGCCAGTTCGCGCAGCGCCTGTACCTTCGGATGACCGGCCTCAGTGTCGTCCGGCAGCGGCAGGCCGGACGGATCGAATAGCCGCACCTCGCAGCCGAACCACCGCAACAGGCGGGCGGCTTCCTCGGCGACAAAGCGCGAATAGGACCGCGCCCGAAGCGAACCATAAAGAATCAGAATCGGCGGCGCATGCCGCGACGTGTTGGGGCCGGCCAATGCCTCGATATCAATCGGCCGTAGCGACGCCGGATCGATGTTGGGCAGATCGTGAAAATCTATGCGGTGCGTCATCAGCGGTCCTTCGAATACGTGACGACTTCACCGTCTTCCTTGGTGAAGGTTTCGACCGGGGCGGCCAGCAAGTCCAGAACTCTTTCAGACGGCCGACACAAACGCACGCCCCGGTCAGTTACCACGATCGGTCGGTTGATTAGGATGGGGTGCGCCCGCATGGCGTCGATCAGTTGGTCATCACGCAACGCTGGATCATCAAGACCCAGCTCGTCGTAAGGCGTGCCCTTGCGCCGCAACAGATCGCGCGGCGGCATGCCCATCCGGTCGAGCAGCTCAAGCAGCCGCTCGCGCGACGGTGGATTCTTGAGATATTCGACGATCTCCGGCGTCTCACCAGACGCTTCGATCATGGCCAATGTGTTGCGCGACGTGCCGCAGTCCGGGTTGTGGTAAATCAAAGGTTGCATGAGAGTTCGTCTCCAGTTGGGCTGCCACTCGTAGCGGATGAGTGGGGCAATCTGTGGGGTGTCAGCGTTCCAGTCAGCCGCATCCCGAGGTGGCGCACACTTATCAGTTCAGGGTGGTCGCCGGCTCGTTGAGCAGTTGTTCCACGTAAACACGCATGGCGTCTCGGGTGGTGGCAAACGCGTTCTCGATTTCCTGCGCGTTGCCAACTACACGGGCCGGATCTTCGAGCGGCCAGTGGATATTACGTGTACCGGTCGGCAGCACAGGACAGTGTTCATCGGCATGGCCGCAGACGGTCACCACCACGTCTGCCCATTCGATATCGGCGTTGTGCAGCACCGACGACGGCTGGTTGGAGATATCAATGCCGACCGCCTGCATGGTTGCGACCGCGTTGGGATTAATGCCGTGGGCTTCGAGACCGGCCGAGCGCACCGATACCCGGTCGCCGCCCAGATGCCGGGTCCACCCTTCGGCGATTTGCGAGCGGCAACTGTTGTCGGTACAGACATAGAGAATATTCATCGGACGTCCTTGGCCCATCAGTTGGCGCAGCGTTCGCTGGGGCGGTCCGGCATGGTCGCCAGTTGCAGGGCGTCATCGGCGAAGGGCGACGACTCGACGTTTGCCGCGACCGTCGTCGCAATGACTTGTCGCGCCCAGGTGGACAGGTTCTTGGCGATGCGGTAGTGCACCCAGATGCGCTCGCGTCGATCGCCCACGATGCCGGCGTCGCGCAGCAGTTTCAGGTGGCGCGAAATTTTCGGTTGGGACAGGTCGAGCGCGTGCACCAATTCACAGACACACAGTTCGTCGTGTGTGGCGATCAGCACGAGGCAGCGCAGGCGTGTGCTGTCCGCCAATGCCTGGAAGAAATCTTCGGGTTGCAGCGCTGAGGTATCGGATTCGATAGGTCGAGCCGGTGCACCGTTCATGTCTCGGACTCCGAGCTGGCATCCGATGTATCGCGGCCGATGATCTCAACGTCTCGTTGCAGCGTGAGTCGATCGCGCGACGCGATCGGCAGGCTCATGAACAGTTGTACCCGGCGACTGATGTCATGCAATGCATCGCGGAACGCTTGACGCTCTTGTTCCGGGTCGTCGACTACGCGCGATGGGTCAGCGATGCCCCAGTGCCCCGTAACCGGTTTGTTCGGCCACGCCGGACAAATCTGGCTTGCCGTCTTGTCGCACACGGTGAAGACGAAATCCATGGGCGGCGCGTCGGAGGAGGCAAAAATATCCCAGTGCTTGGGATGCAGCTTATCGGTAGGAATCGAAAGTGATTCGAGCAGAGCCAGCGTTTGCGGATGGACCGCATCGGCCGGATCGCTTCCAGCGCTGTAAGCGCGAAGGCCACTGGCCGGCATCGAGTTCACCAGTGCCTCGCCAAGGATACTGCGGGCGCTGTTGTGCTGACACAGAAACAGCACGTTATAAGAGCGCTCGTTGGCATGGATAAATATGGTTTCCCGTATATTTCATAAATAGTATATACGGGAAAACAAATATGGCAATACCATGCCTTCAGAAGAAGTGCCGAGAGCGCTTAGCTGTTGAAGGCTATCTTGGTGACAGAATAAGCGGGTTATGCCTAGCGCCGGCCAGTATGTGAGTGCTTCGGTTGAACTGCGCTCTTATTCAGATCGCCATAAACGGCCGGCCACGGCCCAAGCAATCAGAGCAATGGCACCGAGCATCAGCAACGTCGGGCGCGGTCCGACCGTCGAACCGAGCACGCCAGCCAGCGGATAGCCAACCAGCCAGCAGGCATGGGACAACGCAAACTGGGCCGAAAACACGCCTGGCCGGCTGCTGCTATCGCTGGCGGCGGTCAACAGGCGCCCGACAGGGGTCTGGGTCAGGCCCAGGCCGATACCCAGCACGAACCAGACGGCAAGCAAGCCAGCAAAACCCGGCAACCAGAGACCGCCGACCAGCAATGCCAGGCCGAGTAACAGGCCGCCGGCGAGCATTGCGGAGCGTTCGGAATGGCGATCCAGCCAGCGCGGTAGCCACAACGCGGCGAGCATTGAGCCCGCGCCCGAGGCCATGAACGCCTGCGCGACCTGCACATCGCCGCCGCCCAGCGTCTGGCGCACATAGACCACGGTATTGACGATAATCATGGCCCCAGCGGCGGCCACCCCAGCGTATAGCGCCAACACCGCGCGTAGCCTATGGTTGCCCAGATATCGACGGACGCCGGCCGATACCCGCTGCCAGACATTGATTGATCCCGTTTCGTCAGCAACCGCCGGTAGAACGGTCGTCACGACCAGCGCCGCCGAACCTAGAAAGGCGAGTCCGTTAAGCATGAACAACTGGTTATAGGACACGAGGAACAAAAGCGCGGTGGCCAGCGCCGGACTGAGCAGATTCTCCAGTTCGTAAGCCAGGCGAGACAGCGCCAATGCGCGCGTGTATTGGGCGTTATCGGGCACCACTTCGGGAATCGTGGCCTGGAATACCGGTGTAAAGCCCGCCGAGCAGGCGTTCAGCAGAAAGATCAGCACATAGATCTGCCATACCGCCGTCACCCAGGGCAGACACAAGACAAACCCGGCCCGCAGCAGGTCCAGCGTCACTAACAGCGTCTTACGCGGCAAGCGTTGAGCATAGCCACCAACCACCGGGGCGATCCCCACATAGGCGACCATCTTGCACGCCAATGCGATGCCCAGCACGCGTCCTGCGTTGCCGCCGGCCAGGTCGTAGGCCAGCAGCGCCAATGCGATCGTGGTCAGACCGGTGCCGATCAGCGCCGAGATTTGTGCGGCAAACAGATGTCGATAGACCCGATTACGCCACAGGCCGCCGATGGGCTTCGTCGTCATGTTGCAGTGCTTGAGTGATAGAATAGGGGGCTATACTATCTGAGTGAGCCACGGCGAGAAACCAAAGTGCATACGATCCGCGAGAAACAGAAGCTATTAAACCGAGTGCGCCGTATACGGGGCCAGATGGAGGCGGTTGAGCGGGCGCTCGAAGACGAAAAAGAGTGCGCCGACGTCATGCAGCGAATCGCCGGCGTGCGCGGTGCCCTCAATGGCCTGATGGCCGAAGTGCTCGAAGACCATATTCACGAGCACGTGGCCGCCGAGGCACTGGCAGCCGAGCAACGGTCCGAAGGCGCGGCCGAACTCATCGATATCGTCCGCGCGTATCTGAAATAACACCGGAGTTCGTCATGGCCGCCCAGAAAACAACCCCGTATCAGCCATTGGCCGATGATGCCCAAGCGAGAACGGTCGCGCCGGACGCCTCGCATCATCACGATCATGGCTCGCATGGCCATTATCATGGCGATGACGATCATGGGCATGATCACGACCATTCGTTCGAGTGGCCTGAGGCGTTGCGCATCGGCCTGGTGGCCTTGGCCTCGGTACTCGTGTGGTTTCGTGTCTGGGAACCGGTTTCGGCAATCAGCCTCATCGGCGTTGTCGGGCTGGTGATCGGCGGCTGGCCGATTCTCAAGGAGGCATTCGAGAACGTCATCGCGCGGCGTATGACCATGGAACTATCGATGACGATCGCGATCGCGGCGGCCGCCGCGATTGGCGAATTCTTTACGGCCTTGGTCATCACCTTGTTCGTGCTGGTCGCCGAAGTGCTGGAAGGCTTGACCGTCGGCCGTGGCCGCAAGGCGATCCGCGATCTGCTCGAGTTTCTGCCCGACGAAGTGTCGGTTCGCCGGGCCGGTGCGATTCGAGCCGTCGCGGCGCAGGAATTGGCGGTGGGCGATGCGGTCCTGGTCGCGCCCGGTGGCCGACTGCCGGGCGATGGCGTGGTGCTTTCAGGGCATTCGTTCGTCGACGAATCCCGTATTACCGGCGAATCCATGCCGGTGGAAAAGACCGCGGGCGCGCCGGTCTTCGCCGGCTCCATCAACCAGTCCGGCGCGCTGGAGATCGCCGCTGAGCGAATCGGCCGGGATACGAGTTACGGCAAGATCATCGAGGCGGTCGAACGGGCCGAGCAATCCCGCGCGCCGGTTCAGCGCCTGGCGGATCGTCTGGCCGGTTATCTGGTGTATTTCGCGCTCGGTGCGGCTGTCCTGACCTTCCTGATCACGCGCGATATCTATTCCACGATCTCGGTGATCATCGTCGCCGGGGCCTGCGGCATTGCCGCCGGCACGCCGCTGGCTATTCTCGGCGCGATCGGCCGGTCAGCGCGATTAGGCGCCATTGTCAAAGGCGGCATCCATCTGGAAACCCTCGGTCAGGTCGACACGGTCGTGCTCGACAAGACCGGCACGCTGACCTTCGGCCGACCCGAAGTGCAGCACGTCGTACCGGTCGCCGGCGTTACCCGCGAAGAGCTGCTCGATGCCGCGGCGGCCGCCGAGTTGCGTTCCGAGCACCCGCTCGGCAAAGCAATCGTCGCGTATGCCCAACGCCAGAACCGCCCGGCAGTCGAACCGGCCCGCTTCGATTACACACCAGGGCGTGGCATCTCGACCCAGGTCCGCGAGACCACGGTCCTGGTCGGCAACCGCCCCTGGATGGCGGATCATGGAATCGACGTGCCGACTGCGTTTGATCAGGACAGCGAGACCGGCTCGGAAGTCCTGGTTGCCCGCGACGGCCACCTGTTGGGCGCCATCGAGATCGCGGATACCGTGCGGCCTGAAGCACAACGCGCGGTCGAAGCATTGCACCGGATGGGTATCCGGGTGGTGCTGCTGACGGGAGACGCCCGCCGGGTGGCGGATGCCGTGGGTACGGCGCTCGGCATTCAAGATATCGAAGCGCAATTGCTGCCCGAGGACAAGCTGGCGCGTATTCAGGCACTCGTTGGCCTCAAGCACAAGATCGCTATGGTCGGCGACGGGGTCAATGATGCCCCGGCCCTGGCCCAGGCCGATGTCGGCATCGCCATGGGATCAGGCACCGACGTGGCGCAGGAAAGCGCTGACGTGGTGCTGTTGGGCAACGATCTCGAACGCTTCGTCAAGACGCTCGCCGTGGCCCGGCGCACGCGTCGCATCATCTGGCAAAACTTTGTGGGTACCATCGGCGTCGACGCGCTCGGCATTGCGCTGGCGGCCTTTGGGTTCCTCGACCCGTTGCTCGCAGCGGCGATCCATGTCGTCTCGGAGCTGATCTTCATACTTAACTCGGCTCGACTTCTGCCAGCACCTGAGAAAACCAGGACGGCAGCCGCGCCCGAATCCAAACCCGCGGCGGCATGAAGCGTGGCCGTCGCTTCACCGTGCATCGACATCTGCAAGCTCGACCGCAAGACCGACCTGTGTGTCGGATGTTTGCGCACGGCAACCGAAATTCGTCAGTGGCGCAGGCTCAGCGACTCCAGGCGCCGTCGAATCCTGGCCGAACGCTGCCGGCGTGAGGCGAAGTTGGCCTGGCGCCGCTGACGACCAAGGTTCCAATCGTAGTAACTATGGGCTCCATCGATTGGTCGTGGGCTAATACTCGAGCCACAAACCGCGACGCAGGAGTGCGGCGGTCTAAATCTTTTCTGTCATACGCTTTCCGGCTGTTGCAGCTTGCCCCGAGGCCTCGCGCAGGATGCCCACGGCCGTGTAACCAAATAAGAGCGCGACCAGGGCCCCCACGATCCAATCGGGCCATGGCACGTTGAAGACGAGCACTAGGCCACCCGCGACTACGGTTGCGGCATTGCCAATGGCATCGTTACGCGTACATAGCCACATCGCCCGCATGTTGATGTCTTGGTGACGATAGCGCATTAGAAGGCCAGCGGAGGCCAGATTGGCCAGCAGCGCTATGAAGCCCATGCCGATCATAATAGTGGCTACGGGCAATGCGCCGGTCACAATCTGATGAATCAATTGCGCACCAATGCCCGCCGCAAGTACAAGCTCAATCAAAGCATTTGTGAAACCGGCGCGGGTGCGAGCACGAAGCGTACGGTTGAGAGCGAATAGCCCGATCCCTAGACCCACCGCATCGATCAACATATCGACCGAATCGGCCTGCAGTGCGCTTGAGTGCGCCCAGAGGCCAACACTCATTTCGGCCACGAACATCACGGCATTGATTACCAGCGCCGCGATCAGGGCGCGTCGTTGTCCCCCGGACGCCTCACTGAGATCGCCGGCAGAACAGCCACAGCAGCTCTCGGCCATCGTCGAATTCCTCGTCTGTTGTGTTGCCGCCTGGCTACAAAGTAGCGACCGACGCCAGCCGATCAGGGTATCAGTGCGATCCGTCGCACCGGACTCGCAAGATACTTGCTGATCGAGTGAATGGCGATAGCCGAAAAGCGTCGATCCGTACGATCGGACAACGATCGCAACGCGGTAATAGTTTTTCAATACATAGCGCTACGGTTCAGCGTATGGGCGAGAACGTAGCCTGAACTCAATAATAAAGCATAGTAATACATTGATTGTTATAAGTTTTTATATATAGTGCGCCGCAAGCAACCTGCCTGTATCGCTTGAGAAATATCCGACGTGTACGTACAACCGCTGCTCTACACGCTGATCCCGGTGGCCGCAGCCGCACTGTCCGGGGCAGTGGCCGCCGTTCGCGTTCCGGGCGAACAGGCGACTAGTGCTGTACAACACCTGGCCGCCGGCGTC
Encoded here:
- the merR gene encoding Hg(II)-responsive transcriptional regulator, which translates into the protein MIETGKTIGQLAAAAGVNVQTVRYYQRRGLIEQPPKPSSGYRRYPRATMERIRFIKRAQGLGFSLDEIRELLTLGDGHCDDVRRVAEHQRAMVAARIADLAAMQDTLDGLIDRCRNAHPPGHCPLIETLSHRD
- the arsC gene encoding arsenate reductase (glutaredoxin) (This arsenate reductase requires both glutathione and glutaredoxin to convert arsenate to arsenite, after which the efflux transporter formed by ArsA and ArsB can extrude the arsenite from the cell, providing resistance.), which encodes MQPLIYHNPDCGTSRNTLAMIEASGETPEIVEYLKNPPSRERLLELLDRMGMPPRDLLRRKGTPYDELGLDDPALRDDQLIDAMRAHPILINRPIVVTDRGVRLCRPSERVLDLLAAPVETFTKEDGEVVTYSKDR
- a CDS encoding glutathione S-transferase N-terminal domain-containing protein, with the protein product MIASIMIEAYTALTPNGRKLAIMLEETGLAYEARLLDIAKGEPHAAWFRRLNPNGKIPVIRDTDTGRVVWESGPTLIYLAEKAGRLLPADPAARLDVLQWLFFQAGSLGPMSGQFNHFRLREGEPHALARYRSEVLRLLGVLDGALQERTYIGGAYSIADIALLPWIRAVQKWGLALDDFTHLERWYAHLTERPVVRRGFEVPTSSRPRETPTSRAQA
- the merA gene encoding mercury(II) reductase, which codes for MNDSTTARAWNDDSSTAAPSRIAQDSGDDNLHVAIIGSGSGAFAAAIRAAEAGARVTLIESGDIIGGTCVNVGCVPSKIQIRAAELAQHQRHNPFEGLADREPKIDRSRLQSQQQSRVEELREAKYQKILDDNPAITLRRGQARFEDAHTLIIAAQDGTEHRLAADRILIATGASPTIPPILGLADTPYWTSDEAVFSSEAPEHLLVIGASVVAVEQAQAFRRLGSEVTVLARSTLLSSEDPALGDGIAAAFRAEGIDVREHTQARAVRFEAGQFILDTDDGPIQGDRLLVATGRAPNTRDLALDKVGVETDDSGAILVDTSLRTSAEAIYATGDCTTLPQFVYVAAAGGTRAAVNMTGGHARLDLSAMPAVIFTDPQVATVGLDERQAQARGLEVETRTLGLEHVPRALANFETRGFVKLVAEAGTHRLLGAQILAPEAGEMIQTAVLAVHHGMTVEALGDLLFPYLVHVEALKLCAQTFTKDVEQLSCCAG
- a CDS encoding arsenate reductase ArsC; its protein translation is MNILYVCTDNSCRSQIAEGWTRHLGGDRVSVRSAGLEAHGINPNAVATMQAVGIDISNQPSSVLHNADIEWADVVVTVCGHADEHCPVLPTGTRNIHWPLEDPARVVGNAQEIENAFATTRDAMRVYVEQLLNEPATTLN
- the arsH gene encoding arsenical resistance protein ArsH; the encoded protein is MTHRIDFHDLPNIDPASLRPIDIEALAGPNTSRHAPPILILYGSLRARSYSRFVAEEAARLLRWFGCEVRLFDPSGLPLPDDTEAGHPKVQALRELATWSEGMVWVSPERHGAMTGIMKTQIDWIPLSLGGVRPTQGKTLAVMEVSGGSQSFNAVNQLRILGRWMRMVTIPNQSSVPKAFGEFDDDGRMQDSPLYRRVVDVCEELVKFTWLMRDRGDYLTHRYSERVESAEETSRRVNQVAH
- a CDS encoding metal/formaldehyde-sensitive transcriptional repressor, whose translation is MHTIREKQKLLNRVRRIRGQMEAVERALEDEKECADVMQRIAGVRGALNGLMAEVLEDHIHEHVAAEALAAEQRSEGAAELIDIVRAYLK
- a CDS encoding arsenate reductase ArsC, whose translation is MLFLCQHNSARSILGEALVNSMPASGLRAYSAGSDPADAVHPQTLALLESLSIPTDKLHPKHWDIFASSDAPPMDFVFTVCDKTASQICPAWPNKPVTGHWGIADPSRVVDDPEQERQAFRDALHDISRRVQLFMSLPIASRDRLTLQRDVEIIGRDTSDASSESET
- a CDS encoding MFS transporter codes for the protein MTTKPIGGLWRNRVYRHLFAAQISALIGTGLTTIALALLAYDLAGGNAGRVLGIALACKMVAYVGIAPVVGGYAQRLPRKTLLVTLDLLRAGFVLCLPWVTAVWQIYVLIFLLNACSAGFTPVFQATIPEVVPDNAQYTRALALSRLAYELENLLSPALATALLFLVSYNQLFMLNGLAFLGSAALVVTTVLPAVADETGSINVWQRVSAGVRRYLGNHRLRAVLALYAGVAAAGAMIIVNTVVYVRQTLGGGDVQVAQAFMASGAGSMLAALWLPRWLDRHSERSAMLAGGLLLGLALLVGGLWLPGFAGLLAVWFVLGIGLGLTQTPVGRLLTAASDSSSRPGVFSAQFALSHACWLVGYPLAGVLGSTVGPRPTLLMLGAIALIAWAVAGRLWRSE
- a CDS encoding metalloregulator ArsR/SmtB family transcription factor — its product is MNGAPARPIESDTSALQPEDFFQALADSTRLRCLVLIATHDELCVCELVHALDLSQPKISRHLKLLRDAGIVGDRRERIWVHYRIAKNLSTWARQVIATTVAANVESSPFADDALQLATMPDRPSERCAN
- a CDS encoding arsenic transporter, giving the protein MLALAIFIVTLVLVIWQPKNLGIGWSALGGAAVALATGVVHWADVRVVWDIVWDATFTFVALIIISLILDEAGFFSWAALHIARWGNGRGHLLFPLIVLLGAVIAAFFANDGAALLLTPIVIAILLRLEFSASAALAFIIATGFIADTASLPLVISNLVNIVSANFFDVSFSRYAAVMVPVDLDSIAATLGVLWLAFGRRIPSLYPLAALDPPASAIVDPYVFRAALPVLAVLLVAYFVLAPWHVPFCLVTGAGAIVLMAIAGRWWRRGDGAVISLGPVLRNAPWQIVLFSIGMYLVVYGLGQAGLTDYGATVLNWLGQQGALVATLGTGFLAALVASIMNNMPSTLVGALAIKQAHVPELTYRLMVYANIIGNDLGPKFTPIGSLATLLWLHVLAGKGYRIGWGQYMKIGLMLTPPVLLATLIALAVWLPFIST